The sequence GAGCTCATTCAGAGCTGGGGGATGTTTAAGTTTTCACCAGCCAGACTGCAGAGTCCCCATTGACCCCTTGGGGCTTTCAGTAGGAATTCCAGAGAGTTTTGCCTAATACTATGGCAAAATTATCCCTAGACTAAAGACTACTCTAGACTTGCCATAACAAGGCTTAAAAACAAGTCTTGAAAGGATCAACCTGGTATATAAATTACTTCCTGTCAGATCAAAGTCCAGTACTATTTAAAGGAAGCCAAAAAACCTAGTACTCAACAAATATACTCTCCCAAGGTCCggcatccaataaaaaattactaggcatgcaaagaagtaaaatatgaCCCATAGCTATGgtaaaaatcaacaaatagtAAATAGTAGCCAGAATCGATGATGGCTCTCAAGTATCATCACCTCCTGATATTCATACTCTTTAGTCTCCTTGCACATTGAGTTAGAATTAGTTGTTATGACCAGTAGGGTGCATTAGAGGTGCTCTTGTGTGACATTCTAGGCTAGGATAATTGGATCACTTGttctgggagaagccagctgcTACATCACAAGCAGCCCTGTGATGAGGCCCACATgtagaggaactgaggcctctcCCAAATAGGCAGCCCAACTTGCCAGCCACAAGAGTTAGCCACCTTGAATttccagtcaagccttcagatatACGTGTCCCCAGATGACCTCTGACTAAATCTCATGAGAACTGCAACATAGTACATCTAATCAAAGCCATTCCCCAATTCCTTAAccacagaaaatatgaaagacaataaatgtgattatattttatgccactaagtttgggggtaatttgttaggGGATAATAGAGGACTAGTATAGACATTGGTACTGCTAGTATAACAGAACCCCAAAAATGTAGAGGTAACTTTGGGACTGAGCAAGTAGGGAAAAACtagaacatctttttaaaaaaaacctttcattaatattacaaaaatttttttttaagtttatttgttttgagagagaaagtgagcaggggagggacagagagagagagggagggagagagaatcccaagcaggttctgcactgtcaccacagagcccaatgtggggctttaacccacaaaccagaagatcatgacctgagctgaaatcaagagttggacacttaactgactgagccacccaggcgcctcataaGGTAGAACGTGTTAAGGAGACTTCTAGTGAAAGGCAAAAGGCCTTGGAATTGCTATTAACAACCCTGTGGCCCTCAAGGAGGTTGCCACAGAGGCCATAAGGTAAGTGAGAAGAATATTACTGGAGACTGGTGAAAAGAAAATCCCTGCTCTGTGGCGGCAAAAAGTTGAGAGGCACTGTTCCATGGGGTATTGTGAAACCTAGAAAAGACGCTGACTGGATGATTAAactaagaatctttttttttttttaactttttaaaatgttttatttttgagagagagggagtgagtaggagtgggggagggacagagagagacagggatagaaGATCCAAAggagactccatgctgacagcagcaagcccatgcagggctcgagctcacgaactgagagatcatgacctgagccgaagttggacactcaactgactaagccagccagccacccccaaaaaagtaaattttaaataggaaacaTTTCTAGGAAAACTCTGTgcccagatgatttcactggtgaattctaccaaacatttaagtaagAAATTGTATCAACCATATGtcatatatttcagaaaatagaagaggaatatTTTCCAGCTCATTTCCTGAAGGCAGCATAACCCTTATATCAAAACCTGAggaagacattacaagaaaagggaATTGTAGACCGATATCCCTCATGATCATAGGAACAAATGTCATTGACAAAATATGAACAACACAAAGACagcaacatatgaaaataataatatgccATGACCAAATGTAAGTCATcttaggaatgcaaaatgatgtaATATTAAAACATCATTCAACATAAATTGCCACCTtcacagattaaaataaaaaaatgacatgatAATCTTCATAGATGgacaaaaattatttgacaaaattcaatacccattcatgGTAAAACATCTCAGCAAACTAGGACTAGAAAGGACCTTCCTCAAACTGATAGAAATAACTATGAAATATCTCCAGGTAATcatcatatttaatgatgaaatattGAACATTTCCTGTAGAGTTGGGAACAAGGCAGTGAGATGTGGCCTTTAGAATGTTTTCCCACATTTTACTGGATGTTTTAAGCAGTAAGCCAAGTAAGAGATAAAgactggaagaaataaaatggcctTTCTGTGACCTTTACATAATTGCACGGATAAAAACTACTACAGAAACTACAAAGATCCACACAAACTAATAAATGAACCTAATGAGGTTACACATATAAGGTAGGTATACCAAAtccattgtatttttatgtagtagtaaaagcaaaatggaaaaggaatttaaatttatttacaatgccataaatataaaaatatttggaagtaaaTCTACCTAAATCTGTAAGATAttcctgagagaaattaaagaagacataaataaatggagagataaacCATGTTCACAGATTAGAATACTCCAAATGGCTAAGATAcctattttccccaaattgatctgTAGATTCACCATAACCCAATCATGAACTCAGAAGGCTTTCTGCTAAATTGACAAGTGATTCTAAAATGAGTATCTAAATGGGAagaacctagaatagccaaagcaatttggaaaagaagaaaaatgctggATAAATTATACAACCTGACTTCAAGAGTTAATATATAGCTTCAGTAATCAAGGCACTGTGGCATTGGCTTTAGaacagacaaacagatcaatgcaCAGAAACAGAGCCACACACAAATTGTCAACTGATTCTTTGACAGAGGTCCCAAATTAATCCTATGCTGAAAATGTAGTCTTTTTACTaatgatgctgggacaactggatggATAATTATTATGGGAACATAATGAACTTTTATCCACACTTCTCAACAAATATAGATCTATGGATCATAGACCCAAATGTAAAATTAAACTGTTAGCcttgagaagaaaacatggatggatttttttGTGATCTTAGAATAGGCAATGACTTCTTAGGGAGGACACAGAAAAcactagccaaaaaaaaaaaaaaaaaaggtaaatttgatTTCAAAACTTCAAAAACTTCAGTTTGTCAAAATACACCATTAAGAAAAggcatacaggggcgcctgggtggctcagtcagttaagcgtctgacttcagctcaggtcatgatcttgtggttcataagttcaagccccgcgtcagtctctgcgctcatggctcagagcttggagcctgtttcagattctgtgtctacctctcttttTTGaacctccccgttcatgctctgtcctctcttctcaacaataaataaacgttaaaagaaaaaataaaaatggagaggcATACATATGCCCTGATTGGTAGGACTAATAATAAGTATGTCACTTCTACATTAATGAATGATATTAGTAATTATAATGtaattaatattccatttatatgatagTAGATACACACATAGCTGAGCAGAGCATGGCAGGGCATAGaacatggagacacagaatctgaaacagtcaagcctgagctgtcagcacagagcccgacgcggggctcgaactcatggactgcgagatcatgacctgagccgaagtcggatgcttaatcgaatgagccacccaggcgcccgtagtaaagatattttaatgtaagactaattaatttttctcaggatattttaagtaacattttattattatcttattttttcaatatatggagTTTATTGTCAataggtttccatacaacaccatgCTTATCCAAAGGTGCCTCCTCAATaccatcacccacctccctcctccaccccatcaacctcagttttagtacatttttaaatgggatttcCAGACAAGGAACATGCCTTGTTTTAGTTATTGACTATTCAAATAGTGTGTTTTTACCAGTTGGATTGTGCAAGAGGAATTGATTTGTTAGTGGATATTCAAACAAACCTtcaaaaaaaggttaagaatactggaataaaaattagGCCATGAGCAGCCCCAGATACCATAACAAGaaacataatcttaaaaaatgtCCTGAAGATGTATGCTTTAGCTGCAGATAAAACACACACCCCTATTACCGTTGAAACTGCACTTTGTAACACTGGGTAGCCTAGCAGATACAATGCCTCAATTATTTTTTGGTTTACTGAGGGCTTAGAACTGGAAACAAATGTGTAAGAAATGTGTGCAGAAAAATCGAAAGAAAACCCTATACAAACGACAAGATTAATCATGGATATGGAATCAAGATTGACATTCCAGAATGCCATGAACCCTGTTACTCCCACAATCACAGAAGCAATTGCAAAAGTTACCCACAAGGAATACAGTGGGTGAGGAATtagcaataaggaaacaatgaaccTATGTTCATGTTGAGGATGCAACAATGACATTTCGAACAGTGTTTTCTAATATTGCAGTGTACTGATCAAAATATATGAATGCCGGGTTGTACACCATTAGGGGAATTTCACACTTTTTGGCTATGCTTTGTAACTGGAATAACATCATCTTCTTATTGGTTGAAGAAGAAACGCCGATGGTCTGAATGAAGCCCCAGGAAGCAATGATTTCATGTGAAGATGAAATATTAATATCATAcataaaaagtggaaaatttgttaaaaaactGGGCAAACTGTTTATAAAAGTATTCTTATCATTTACATCTTGCCCGCTATTTTCCATATACTGCACATACTCTTGTAACCAAaactctgtaacatttttttctacatagtCCCTGTTTTCCAAATCTACCAGACATTTTCCCAGTTTTTGCCTAGCATCTTTATCCCAGTAGTCAAGAGTTTCAGTAACAATAACCATAACCCTGGGGCCATAATCTGAAAAATGTTcttctacattaaaaaatggtgTGATGTAGGAATCGTCACTTGCCAAATTTCGAAGGTCTAATGCTTCCTGCACTTGGAAACACCCATGTATACTACTAATGATGTACAAAATGTATAGAAGCACTACAAAAAACTTGGACTCAGTGCTTGTGAGAAAAGGGCCAAAATAGTCTCTGAAGAACAAATTCATTGGATGGACATCAGTTTCTTGTTCATCTGGGAGAGAATCACATGGGACACAGCAGGACTTTTTAAATGAGGAACACTTTTGGTCAGGAGTTTCTGGCTTTTTCAACCAGCGTAGACAGACTACTTCTCTTTTACCATCCAGGGCCATAAACGCTCCAAAACAGGtgatgttataaaaataacaaaagaacagGGTTGTTCCGGTATAAATGCAAAAGTATTGTACGGACCTGAAAGAGGTCATCATCCCTGTATAGAAGGCCAGGACATTGGCGATAGTGGTGATTGTAATGGACACTGCCACTTTGGAATAGACACTGGACAGCCGCTGTTTGATATTATCCATGAGG is a genomic window of Acinonyx jubatus isolate Ajub_Pintada_27869175 chromosome B4, VMU_Ajub_asm_v1.0, whole genome shotgun sequence containing:
- the LOC113603628 gene encoding LOW QUALITY PROTEIN: patched domain-containing protein 3 (The sequence of the model RefSeq protein was modified relative to this genomic sequence to represent the inferred CDS: inserted 1 base in 1 codon; substituted 1 base at 1 genomic stop codon): MTWASGQLPEPSGAPHSHPVSVRGDSLLPAYPSENRMSERPPCHTHCLGAPLSCVFRRLGCEVGAHPWIFLLVPMVLMAALGTGLIYLPKDVEENFEELYTPIGSPAKAERRFVQKHFTANDSYGFSISRKSTEVNFSFILAVSNTTSLLEPAILSEVSKVDDVIQDLYATGENGTQIHYNQVCAKHQGLCVPSNPLLYAWQMNRDLDLRNVTFPIYSXTGQPIYLAGTIGGIFLGERMGMNQLLLEAKAVRLLYYLKTEDREDIERSKKWLIHFLNQFSNIEKRLALKRIQVSGVGVNDMFIMISAWXKTSLMDNIKQRLSSVYSKVAVSITITTIANVLAFYTGMMTSFRSVQYFCIYTGTTLFFCYFYNITCFGAFMALDGKREVVCLRWLKKPETPDQKCSSFKKSCCVPCDSLPDEQETDVHPMNLFFRDYFGPFLTSTESKFFVVLLYILYIISSIHGCFQVQEALDLRNLASDDSYITPFFNVEEHFSDYGPRVMVIVTETLDYWDKDARQKLGKCLVDLENRDYVEKNVTEFWLQEYVQYMENSGQDVNDKNTFINSLPSFLTNFPLFMYDINISSSHEIIASWGFIQTIGVSSSTNKKMMLFQLQSIAKKCEIPLMVYNPAFIYFDQYTAILENTVRNVIVASST